The DNA segment GGATCCGTTCTACAAGAACGGTATGGTCGTGGATCGGTCCTGCCGTGAGTGGAAGTCGGTGCTCGGCGCTTTCACTGACTGCTAACCGGCCTATAGACCTGAAAGGTCCTGACTCTCACTAGGGGGCCAGGACCTTTCCTTTATGTCGGTGGCAGCGACAAAAGCTTAGTCTGTTGCGGACTTCTTATTATGCCGACGGAGATGAGGGTGCGGGAGGAGAGGCTCGTCATCGTCATAGCCTACATCTGGCAGAGCATGCGCAGCTGCTTCAGCCTCCATGGCGGCAAGCTGCCCCTTTTCTTCCTCGATAAGCGTTTCTGGATCATGAGTTCCGCGTCGCTTATCTACTGCGTTTTTGATGACAGAAGCAACCACTGTCACGACAAGGACACCGAGAATAAAGAGCAGCGAGAAAGTAATGGATGGCTGCCAGACGTGCACAGGCTCACCATTATTAATGAAAGGCACCTTGTTTTCATGGAGGGCATGCAACACCAGCTTAATGCCGATGAAACCAAGAATAATAGACAAGCCGTAGCTGAGCAGCGACAACCTATCAAGCAAACCGTGTAGGAGGAAGTACAGCTGCCGCAGACCCAACAGTGCCAGGGCGTTCGTCATGAAGACGATATACGGCTCTTTGGTGAGGCCATAGATGGCAGGAATCGAGTCTAGGGCGAAGAGAACGTCAGTGAAACCAATCGCGACGAGCGCGATAAAAAGCGGAGTAAACACTACTTTGCCACCGCGGCGGAACATGATGCGATCTCCGTGAAGTTCATGGCTCACATGGAAAAACCGCGGGGCGAACTTCACTGACGCGTGTTCACTGACCTGTTTGGGTTCTTCGTCCTTAATCTCTTCCACCACCAGTTTGATGGCGGTGTAGAACAGGAAAAGACCAAAGAGGTAGAAGACCCATGCCCATGTGTTGATAGCTGCAGCACCCATGCCAATGAAGATAGCTCGCAGTGCAAGGGCAATAGCAATGCCGATAAGAAGAACCTTTTGCTGGTATTTTGCAGGGACGCGGAAGCTACCCAAGATGAGGGAAAAGACAAAGAGGTTATCTACCGAAAGAGACTTCTCGGTAACGTAGCCGGCGAAAAATTCCATACCGTGCTGATGAGGGTTGCCTGGCTCTCTCCAATACCACCAAAGAAAACCGCCGAAAATGCATGCGACAACAATGTAGAACAGAGACCACAGAGCAGCTTCTTTGAGAGAAGGAACATGCGGAGTTTTGACGTGAGAATAGAAATCAAAAATGAAGAGGCCAATGATCACCACGACACTGATGATCCACATTAGGGCATTAACGTCCATAGAACTCCCTCCGGGGATGTGCAAGTACACGTATCTCCGGAGGTCTCTCCCGCTACAGCCCGCATACCGTAAAGAATGCGTACTGAGCCCGTTCGCCGGTTAAGTACGGACATAACGTGTTGACGACGAGTACGGATGTGGGATACTCCCCTCCTACGCAGTCCAGTGTACAGAAGAGTAGGACATGCGCTCTACTGACACCGTCAGCCTTCGCTCATAGCGTGTGGGTCGCCGCCCTTCAACGACCACATCACGGCATCAAGCTCTTCCGGTTTCACCAGAACTTCGCGGGCTTTCGAGCCTTCGGAAGGACCCACAATGCCACGGGATTCCATGAGGTCCATGAGGCGGCCTGCCTTCGCAAAACCCACACGAAGTTTTCGCTGCAGCATCGAAGTCGACCCGAACTGCGACGTGATGACGAGTTCTGCGGCAGCAAGAAGATCATCTAGGTCCTTACCGATTTCCTCATCGATCTCCCGACCTTGCGTCTTTTGTTCCGTTACGCCCTCTTCATATTCTGGCTCTGCTTGTTCCTTAATGAACGTGACGATGCGGTAGATCTCTTCATCGGAAACAAATGCACCCTGCATACGCACAGGACGGCCACCTTGGGCGATAAAGAGTGCATCACCCATACCGATGAGGTTCTCCGCACCACCTTGATCTAAGATGACACGCGAGTCTGTCAGAGATGAGGTAGCGAAGGCCAGACGCGAGGGAACATTGGACTTAATGAGACCGGTGACGACGTCTACTGAGGGGCGCTGGGTGGCCAAAATAAGGTGAATACCCGCTGCACGAGCTTTCTGGGTCAACCGTACGATGGAGTCTTCCACCTCTTTTCCTGAGGTCATCATAAGGTCAGCGAGCTCATCAACAATGCAGACGACGCGCGGATACGGTTTGTAGACTCGCTCGGAGCCCAGCGGAGCGGTTATTTCTCCGGATACAACCTTCGCATTAAAGTCGCTAATTTTTCGTGTGCCGGTGGCCTGCATATCCTTGTAGCGCTGTTCCATCTCTTCGACCAACCATTCCAACGCCGCCGCAGCCTTCTTTGGCTGCGTGACGATGGGGGTGATGAGATGGGGAATACCCTCGTAGGGAGTGAGCTCAACCATCTTTGGATCGATGAGAATGAGCCGTAGTTGTTCTGGGGTGGACCGAACCAACATAGAAATGAGCGTGGAGTTCACAAAGGCAGACTTACCCGATCCGGTAGCACCAGCGACCAGCAGATGCGGCATCTTCTCGATGGACGAGTGGACGAAGCCGCCTTCGATATCTTTGCCCATGCCGATCATCATCGGGTCACTATTGCGCTGCATGTAGTCGCATGTCAGCACATCGTGAAGACGCACCATTTCGCGGTCGGTGTTGGGAACCTCGATACCAACTGCGGATTTACCTGGGATGGGGGCGAGGAGGCGAATATTGTCGTTGGCGACAGCGTAGGCAATATTGCGCTGTACCCCGGTGATCTTTTCGACTTTCACACCAGAGCCAAGTGACACCTCGTAACGAGTCACTGTCGGCCCACGGCTCATTCCGGTGACTGCAGCATCAATGGCAAATTGCTCGAAGACTCCATTAATAGCGTCAATGATGAGGTCATTAGCACGGGAATGCCCCCGTGCCGGTTCACCTGCGATGAGAAGTTCCGCATCGGGAAGTTCGTAATCCGTGTCGGAGAACTCTGTACTCATGACGAGTTCGTCATCGTCATCATCGACGTCCGCGACCGTTGTATCGTCCTCGACAGCGGCGGTAGTAGCAGCAGAGTCGTCGTCCTCATAGTTTGCGATCCGTTCGCGCCACTGCTGCCGCATGAGGGCAAGTTCGGAGGTATCCGGCTCTGTCGGATAGTTTTCTTCGGGGCTACGGGAGAGGTAGGCCGGTTGAAGTTCAGCACTCTCTGCATCATCGTCGTCATCTGAGACCACAACGCTGGTTTCCGCACGCCGTGCCGCAATCCCATCACGGATAGTGATCACTGCAATCCGTAGGTAGGCTCCCACATCGTGGATGCGGCGATTGGTAAGGAGCAGAATACTAAAGAATGCGACGAGAAGGAAGATGATGACGGCGAGTGGGGAGGTGAGCCCCTGCGCGAGTGGCTCGCCTGTGATGAAGCCCAGCACGCCAGCACCGTCTTGGACCTCATGGATGTTGTGGGGTCGGCCACTGGCAATGTGCCAGATGCCCAGCACAGACCAGTTCAGCAAGGTTCCACCGAGTGCGATAGGAACGCGCCGCTCGTCCAGAATTGGTGGGGTCAGCATTAGCAGGAAGGTGGCTGCAAAAAGGAGGATCGGGAGCAGGTGTACTGCTGTGCCCACAACATAGCTCAATCCTCCAA comes from the Lawsonella clevelandensis genome and includes:
- a CDS encoding TerC family protein, which produces MDVNALMWIISVVVIIGLFIFDFYSHVKTPHVPSLKEAALWSLFYIVVACIFGGFLWWYWREPGNPHQHGMEFFAGYVTEKSLSVDNLFVFSLILGSFRVPAKYQQKVLLIGIAIALALRAIFIGMGAAAINTWAWVFYLFGLFLFYTAIKLVVEEIKDEEPKQVSEHASVKFAPRFFHVSHELHGDRIMFRRGGKVVFTPLFIALVAIGFTDVLFALDSIPAIYGLTKEPYIVFMTNALALLGLRQLYFLLHGLLDRLSLLSYGLSIILGFIGIKLVLHALHENKVPFINNGEPVHVWQPSITFSLLFILGVLVVTVVASVIKNAVDKRRGTHDPETLIEEEKGQLAAMEAEAAAHALPDVGYDDDEPLLPHPHLRRHNKKSATD
- a CDS encoding DNA translocase FtsK, coding for MSASRAPRQARRGSSTAARRPAARRTSGTRQSNRRPQTRRPHPPAAQRTAGAFNAVGQGLKKGWTALATGVGKGVRTISRAGEIDAGHARDGWALFCCALGIVLSVMLWAPMSVPIGGYVLGGLSYVVGTAVHLLPILLFAATFLLMLTPPILDERRVPIALGGTLLNWSVLGIWHIASGRPHNIHEVQDGAGVLGFITGEPLAQGLTSPLAVIIFLLVAFFSILLLTNRRIHDVGAYLRIAVITIRDGIAARRAETSVVVSDDDDDAESAELQPAYLSRSPEENYPTEPDTSELALMRQQWRERIANYEDDDSAATTAAVEDDTTVADVDDDDDELVMSTEFSDTDYELPDAELLIAGEPARGHSRANDLIIDAINGVFEQFAIDAAVTGMSRGPTVTRYEVSLGSGVKVEKITGVQRNIAYAVANDNIRLLAPIPGKSAVGIEVPNTDREMVRLHDVLTCDYMQRNSDPMMIGMGKDIEGGFVHSSIEKMPHLLVAGATGSGKSAFVNSTLISMLVRSTPEQLRLILIDPKMVELTPYEGIPHLITPIVTQPKKAAAALEWLVEEMEQRYKDMQATGTRKISDFNAKVVSGEITAPLGSERVYKPYPRVVCIVDELADLMMTSGKEVEDSIVRLTQKARAAGIHLILATQRPSVDVVTGLIKSNVPSRLAFATSSLTDSRVILDQGGAENLIGMGDALFIAQGGRPVRMQGAFVSDEEIYRIVTFIKEQAEPEYEEGVTEQKTQGREIDEEIGKDLDDLLAAAELVITSQFGSTSMLQRKLRVGFAKAGRLMDLMESRGIVGPSEGSKAREVLVKPEELDAVMWSLKGGDPHAMSEG